The Lolium rigidum isolate FL_2022 chromosome 2, APGP_CSIRO_Lrig_0.1, whole genome shotgun sequence genomic interval TGCTATATGCTCCATGTCAACATAGGAGGAAAATAATAGGTCGCCACATTAGTAGTACAGTAGTAATATATGTCCATCTGGCTATTAGCCATAAGAATGACACGGTGCATTTCTATACCTAAGCTATATCTCTAGTCTCTCCTCTGTACACTCTGCAGCAGCTAATTCAGCCTCATCCACTCCCATGCCATCGAGCTTCCTCTGCAGCTCCGAGGCTTCCTCCCGGAGCTGGGCGCTCTCGCGGGCCACGCGGCCGTGCTCAGCGATCACACGGTTGAGCTCGACGAGGAGCTTCTGGTTCGCCGCACGGAGCCGCACTGCCCGGGACGAGAGCTCGTCCAGCCGCCTCTGCTTCCTCACCCGCGATCGCTTCGCGGACTCGCGGTTCGACGCCAGCCGCCTCGTCTTCCGCTCGTCTCCCTTGCCGCTGCCCGTGGCGTGACCGTGCACCTCGCCGTCCCCTGGAGACGACCAGCCGACGGCGGCGTCGCTGTCGCCGCCATTGCAGCTAGTGTATGGAGCTACCATGTCCGCTAACGAAGCGAAACCGTACTGCCCATGCGTGATGATGCGAGGATCGTAGTCCAGTGGCAGGAGCACGCCGGCGGCTCCGAAGCCGCCGGAGTGTTGGTACGCAATGCCACAGGCGGCGCCCCGGGTGCCGTGGCGCTGCATGCTTGGAAGGGGAGGAGAAGGCAGGAAGGTCTGTGATTGCATTGGTGGATTTTAGTTTCTTGCTCGAATGAATGGAGCGGGAGATCGAGCAGAGATGCGCTGCTTTTAAATTGGGAGGAAAGCAGAGCAGCCTCTAAAGTTGAGGAGACTGTGCATACATAGCTGGTGATGTGAGCAAATTTGTCTTCCTTTTCTCTCAACTTTGTGCTTGTGGGTGTTTGAGAATTACAATCCTCTTGATTTGTAGTTTTGTCGTGAACATGTCGGCGTCTCAGCAAAAGGTGGACTTTGTTGAAATGTTCTTTTCTGCGTGGAAATTCTGTCGAAAGTAACGGCTAGCTATCTGCTCTGTTCTAGGTGCAACCTGCACAGCACACAAAA includes:
- the LOC124686644 gene encoding ocs element-binding factor 1-like, translated to MQSQTFLPSPPLPSMQRHGTRGAACGIAYQHSGGFGAAGVLLPLDYDPRIITHGQYGFASLADMVAPYTSCNGGDSDAAVGWSSPGDGEVHGHATGSGKGDERKTRRLASNRESAKRSRVRKQRRLDELSSRAVRLRAANQKLLVELNRVIAEHGRVARESAQLREEASELQRKLDGMGVDEAELAAAECTEERLEI